The Zonotrichia albicollis isolate bZonAlb1 chromosome 6, bZonAlb1.hap1, whole genome shotgun sequence genome window below encodes:
- the ANGEL1 gene encoding protein angel homolog 1 isoform X2 — MIGTVLCYVLLPAARLLQALRDAFFTYRKNVLLAKSPSTQIEGVFAAARGRSVPEEQEALLQQWLEEGAGNLPASESVPTVRKVSVTLTSDWLEGSELLMTSLSDLNTSPELTQCADQQHLELNALASSELQDHAVAELARLPSEETVTVAGSAPWAAVVPQTDHQTAGCAGINVEVLNDDPAVLAWSLACDTEAVPPVLPAQPIQEAVPFYPVSLEVPYHEILWRDWEDLSVQPCVLEQVSENTPLFEFRVMSYNILAQDLVEQGLDLYVHCHPDILNWSYRLPNLLQEIQHWDPDVLCLQEVQENHYWEQLEPTFKEMGFACFYKRRTGTKTDGCAVCYKRSRFQLISLSPIEYFRPGLDILNRDNVGLVLLLQPVLPEGLGLNAVSPLCVANTHVLFNPRRGDIKLAQVALLLAEIDKIARTTEGSYYPVILCGDLNSVPDSPLYKFIRNGELSYHGMPAWKVSGQEDFSQQLYSRKLLAPLWPSSLGVTDKCQYVTLCQPKKPGRREYSRDFLLQFRFCDAACERPPQLVLLEGVTDAKPDFGGREQPEDCNDTRWSQYRCLWKLVPSRHSCTSGPCGMAGSAFSFSFLPF, encoded by the exons aTGATCGGCACCGTGCTCTGCTACGTGCTGCTGCCGGCGGCGCGGCTCCTCCAGGCCCTCCGAG ATGCTTTCTTTACCTATCGAAAGAATGTGCTTCTGGCGAAGAGCCCGTCCACCCAGATAGAAGGTGTctttgctgcagccagaggaagATCAGTTCCAGAAGAGCAAGAAGCCCTTctccagcagtggctggaggaaggagcagggaattTGCCAGCCAGTGAGAGTGTTCCAACAGTGAGGAAAGTATCAGTTACACTCACTAGTGACTGGTTAGAAGGTTCAGAGCTATTGATGACCAGCCTCAGTGACCTGAATACATCTCCGGAACTCACCCAGTGTGCTGATCAGCAGCACTTGGAGCTAAATGCCTTGGCTTCTTCAGAACTGCAAGATCATGCAGTGGCTGAACTGGCCAGATTACCATCAGAGGAAACAGTGACTGTAGCAGGCAGTGCCCCGTGGGCAGCTGTGGTCCCACAGACAGATCACCAgacagctggctgtgctggtaTCAACGTGGAGGTGCTGAATGATGACCCAGCTGTGCTGGCCTGGAGTTTAGCATGTGACACAGAGGCAGTgccaccagtgctcccagcccagcccattcAGGAAGCGGTGCCATTTTATCCTGTCTCATTGGAGGTGCCCTACCATG AGATCTTATGGAGAGACTGGGAGGATCTTTCTGTCCAGCCCTGTGTCTTAGAGCAGGTCTCAGAAAACACTCCCCTGTTTGAATTTCGAGTCATGTCTTACAACATCCTTGCCCAGGACCTGGTGGAGCAGGGCCTTGATCTCTATGTACACTGTCATCCAGACATCCTGAACTGGAGCTACCGCCTTCCAAACCTTTTGCAGGAGATCCAGCATTGGGATCCTGAT GTTCTGTGTCTCCAGGAGGTGCAAGAGAACCAttactgggagcaactggaacCAACATTCAAGGAGATGG GCTTTGCTTGTTTCTATAAACGGAGAACCGGGACGAAGACAGATGGATGTGCAGTGTGCTATAAGCGCAGCAGGTTCCAGCTGATCAGTCTCAGCCCCATAGAATACTTCCGGCCTGGCCTGGACATCCTCAACCGGGATAATGTgggcttggtgctgctgctgcagccggTGCTCCCAGAAGGTCTAGGTCTGAATGCAGTCAGTCCTCTGTGTGTGGCCAACACTCATGTGTTGTTCAATCCCCGTCGAGGAGATATCAAACTGGCCCAGGTGGCATTGCTGCTAGCAGAGATTGACAAAATTGCAAGAACTACTGAAGGCAGCTACTATCCTGTCATCTTGTGTGGAGACCTGAACTCTGTACCTGATTCTCCACTCTACAAATTCATCCGGAATGGTGAACTTTCCTACCATGGGATGCCAGCCTGGAAG GTGTCTGGTCAGGAAGACTTTTCCCAGCAATTGTATTCACGGAAGCTGCTGGCCCCACTGTGGCCAAGCTCACTGGGTGTAACAGACAAGTGCCAGTATGTCACCCTGTGCCAGCCAAAGAAACCTG GGAGACGCGAATACAGCCGGGACTTCCTGCTGCAGTTCCGCTTTTGCGATGCTGCCTGTGAGCGACCGCCGCAGCTGGTCCTCCTGGAAGGTGTGACAGATGCTAAACCAG ACTTTGGTGGCAGAGAACAACCTGAAGACTGTAATGATACACGGTGGTCCCAATATAGATGTCTCTGGAAGCTGGTACCCAGTAGACATTCCTGCACCTCTGGGCCTTGTGGCATGGCTGGttctgctttctccttttcttttctgcctttctAG
- the ANGEL1 gene encoding protein angel homolog 1 isoform X4, whose protein sequence is MIGTVLCYVLLPAARLLQALREILWRDWEDLSVQPCVLEQVSENTPLFEFRVMSYNILAQDLVEQGLDLYVHCHPDILNWSYRLPNLLQEIQHWDPDVLCLQEVQENHYWEQLEPTFKEMGFACFYKRRTGTKTDGCAVCYKRSRFQLISLSPIEYFRPGLDILNRDNVGLVLLLQPVLPEGLGLNAVSPLCVANTHVLFNPRRGDIKLAQVALLLAEIDKIARTTEGSYYPVILCGDLNSVPDSPLYKFIRNGELSYHGMPAWKVSGQEDFSQQLYSRKLLAPLWPSSLGVTDKCQYVTLCQPKKPGRREYSRDFLLQFRFCDAACERPPQLVLLEGVTDAKPDRPAHWPKPAAMVKDPDPQPFVPRCSGVIQHGLNLTSVYSHFLPQRGRPEVTTMPMGLGATVDYIFYSAEPVENKAGRRLYKDGALKLLGRLSLLSEDVLLMANGLPNPFCSSDHLCLLASFGLEISSLRES, encoded by the exons aTGATCGGCACCGTGCTCTGCTACGTGCTGCTGCCGGCGGCGCGGCTCCTCCAGGCCCTCCGAG AGATCTTATGGAGAGACTGGGAGGATCTTTCTGTCCAGCCCTGTGTCTTAGAGCAGGTCTCAGAAAACACTCCCCTGTTTGAATTTCGAGTCATGTCTTACAACATCCTTGCCCAGGACCTGGTGGAGCAGGGCCTTGATCTCTATGTACACTGTCATCCAGACATCCTGAACTGGAGCTACCGCCTTCCAAACCTTTTGCAGGAGATCCAGCATTGGGATCCTGAT GTTCTGTGTCTCCAGGAGGTGCAAGAGAACCAttactgggagcaactggaacCAACATTCAAGGAGATGG GCTTTGCTTGTTTCTATAAACGGAGAACCGGGACGAAGACAGATGGATGTGCAGTGTGCTATAAGCGCAGCAGGTTCCAGCTGATCAGTCTCAGCCCCATAGAATACTTCCGGCCTGGCCTGGACATCCTCAACCGGGATAATGTgggcttggtgctgctgctgcagccggTGCTCCCAGAAGGTCTAGGTCTGAATGCAGTCAGTCCTCTGTGTGTGGCCAACACTCATGTGTTGTTCAATCCCCGTCGAGGAGATATCAAACTGGCCCAGGTGGCATTGCTGCTAGCAGAGATTGACAAAATTGCAAGAACTACTGAAGGCAGCTACTATCCTGTCATCTTGTGTGGAGACCTGAACTCTGTACCTGATTCTCCACTCTACAAATTCATCCGGAATGGTGAACTTTCCTACCATGGGATGCCAGCCTGGAAG GTGTCTGGTCAGGAAGACTTTTCCCAGCAATTGTATTCACGGAAGCTGCTGGCCCCACTGTGGCCAAGCTCACTGGGTGTAACAGACAAGTGCCAGTATGTCACCCTGTGCCAGCCAAAGAAACCTG GGAGACGCGAATACAGCCGGGACTTCCTGCTGCAGTTCCGCTTTTGCGATGCTGCCTGTGAGCGACCGCCGCAGCTGGTCCTCCTGGAAGGTGTGACAGATGCTAAACCAG ACCGCCCTGCACACTggcccaagcctgctgccatggtGAAAGACCCTGATCCTCAGCCATTCGTCCCAAG GTGTTCAGGTGTTATCCAGCATGGCCTCAACCTGACCTCTGTCTACAGCCACTTCTTGCCACAGAGGGGACGCCCAGAGGTCACAACAATGCCcatggggcttggagccactGTTGATTACATTTTCTACTCAGCAGAGCCTGTGGAGAACAAGGCGG GTCGCAGGCTGTACAAGGATGGAGCCCTGAAGCTGCTTGGCcgtctttctcttctctctgaaGATGTCCTCTTGATGGCAAATGGCTTACCAAATCCTTTCTGTTCATCTGATCATCTCTGCCTGCTGGCTAGCTTTGGCTTGGAGATCTCCAGCCTCAGAGAGAGTTAG
- the ANGEL1 gene encoding protein angel homolog 1 isoform X1, which produces MIGTVLCYVLLPAARLLQALRDAFFTYRKNVLLAKSPSTQIEGVFAAARGRSVPEEQEALLQQWLEEGAGNLPASESVPTVRKVSVTLTSDWLEGSELLMTSLSDLNTSPELTQCADQQHLELNALASSELQDHAVAELARLPSEETVTVAGSAPWAAVVPQTDHQTAGCAGINVEVLNDDPAVLAWSLACDTEAVPPVLPAQPIQEAVPFYPVSLEVPYHEILWRDWEDLSVQPCVLEQVSENTPLFEFRVMSYNILAQDLVEQGLDLYVHCHPDILNWSYRLPNLLQEIQHWDPDVLCLQEVQENHYWEQLEPTFKEMGFACFYKRRTGTKTDGCAVCYKRSRFQLISLSPIEYFRPGLDILNRDNVGLVLLLQPVLPEGLGLNAVSPLCVANTHVLFNPRRGDIKLAQVALLLAEIDKIARTTEGSYYPVILCGDLNSVPDSPLYKFIRNGELSYHGMPAWKVSGQEDFSQQLYSRKLLAPLWPSSLGVTDKCQYVTLCQPKKPGRREYSRDFLLQFRFCDAACERPPQLVLLEGVTDAKPDRPAHWPKPAAMVKDPDPQPFVPRCSGVIQHGLNLTSVYSHFLPQRGRPEVTTMPMGLGATVDYIFYSAEPVENKAGRRLYKDGALKLLGRLSLLSEDVLLMANGLPNPFCSSDHLCLLASFGLEISSLRES; this is translated from the exons aTGATCGGCACCGTGCTCTGCTACGTGCTGCTGCCGGCGGCGCGGCTCCTCCAGGCCCTCCGAG ATGCTTTCTTTACCTATCGAAAGAATGTGCTTCTGGCGAAGAGCCCGTCCACCCAGATAGAAGGTGTctttgctgcagccagaggaagATCAGTTCCAGAAGAGCAAGAAGCCCTTctccagcagtggctggaggaaggagcagggaattTGCCAGCCAGTGAGAGTGTTCCAACAGTGAGGAAAGTATCAGTTACACTCACTAGTGACTGGTTAGAAGGTTCAGAGCTATTGATGACCAGCCTCAGTGACCTGAATACATCTCCGGAACTCACCCAGTGTGCTGATCAGCAGCACTTGGAGCTAAATGCCTTGGCTTCTTCAGAACTGCAAGATCATGCAGTGGCTGAACTGGCCAGATTACCATCAGAGGAAACAGTGACTGTAGCAGGCAGTGCCCCGTGGGCAGCTGTGGTCCCACAGACAGATCACCAgacagctggctgtgctggtaTCAACGTGGAGGTGCTGAATGATGACCCAGCTGTGCTGGCCTGGAGTTTAGCATGTGACACAGAGGCAGTgccaccagtgctcccagcccagcccattcAGGAAGCGGTGCCATTTTATCCTGTCTCATTGGAGGTGCCCTACCATG AGATCTTATGGAGAGACTGGGAGGATCTTTCTGTCCAGCCCTGTGTCTTAGAGCAGGTCTCAGAAAACACTCCCCTGTTTGAATTTCGAGTCATGTCTTACAACATCCTTGCCCAGGACCTGGTGGAGCAGGGCCTTGATCTCTATGTACACTGTCATCCAGACATCCTGAACTGGAGCTACCGCCTTCCAAACCTTTTGCAGGAGATCCAGCATTGGGATCCTGAT GTTCTGTGTCTCCAGGAGGTGCAAGAGAACCAttactgggagcaactggaacCAACATTCAAGGAGATGG GCTTTGCTTGTTTCTATAAACGGAGAACCGGGACGAAGACAGATGGATGTGCAGTGTGCTATAAGCGCAGCAGGTTCCAGCTGATCAGTCTCAGCCCCATAGAATACTTCCGGCCTGGCCTGGACATCCTCAACCGGGATAATGTgggcttggtgctgctgctgcagccggTGCTCCCAGAAGGTCTAGGTCTGAATGCAGTCAGTCCTCTGTGTGTGGCCAACACTCATGTGTTGTTCAATCCCCGTCGAGGAGATATCAAACTGGCCCAGGTGGCATTGCTGCTAGCAGAGATTGACAAAATTGCAAGAACTACTGAAGGCAGCTACTATCCTGTCATCTTGTGTGGAGACCTGAACTCTGTACCTGATTCTCCACTCTACAAATTCATCCGGAATGGTGAACTTTCCTACCATGGGATGCCAGCCTGGAAG GTGTCTGGTCAGGAAGACTTTTCCCAGCAATTGTATTCACGGAAGCTGCTGGCCCCACTGTGGCCAAGCTCACTGGGTGTAACAGACAAGTGCCAGTATGTCACCCTGTGCCAGCCAAAGAAACCTG GGAGACGCGAATACAGCCGGGACTTCCTGCTGCAGTTCCGCTTTTGCGATGCTGCCTGTGAGCGACCGCCGCAGCTGGTCCTCCTGGAAGGTGTGACAGATGCTAAACCAG ACCGCCCTGCACACTggcccaagcctgctgccatggtGAAAGACCCTGATCCTCAGCCATTCGTCCCAAG GTGTTCAGGTGTTATCCAGCATGGCCTCAACCTGACCTCTGTCTACAGCCACTTCTTGCCACAGAGGGGACGCCCAGAGGTCACAACAATGCCcatggggcttggagccactGTTGATTACATTTTCTACTCAGCAGAGCCTGTGGAGAACAAGGCGG GTCGCAGGCTGTACAAGGATGGAGCCCTGAAGCTGCTTGGCcgtctttctcttctctctgaaGATGTCCTCTTGATGGCAAATGGCTTACCAAATCCTTTCTGTTCATCTGATCATCTCTGCCTGCTGGCTAGCTTTGGCTTGGAGATCTCCAGCCTCAGAGAGAGTTAG
- the ANGEL1 gene encoding protein angel homolog 1 isoform X3 yields the protein MTSLSDLNTSPELTQCADQQHLELNALASSELQDHAVAELARLPSEETVTVAGSAPWAAVVPQTDHQTAGCAGINVEVLNDDPAVLAWSLACDTEAVPPVLPAQPIQEAVPFYPVSLEVPYHEILWRDWEDLSVQPCVLEQVSENTPLFEFRVMSYNILAQDLVEQGLDLYVHCHPDILNWSYRLPNLLQEIQHWDPDVLCLQEVQENHYWEQLEPTFKEMGFACFYKRRTGTKTDGCAVCYKRSRFQLISLSPIEYFRPGLDILNRDNVGLVLLLQPVLPEGLGLNAVSPLCVANTHVLFNPRRGDIKLAQVALLLAEIDKIARTTEGSYYPVILCGDLNSVPDSPLYKFIRNGELSYHGMPAWKVSGQEDFSQQLYSRKLLAPLWPSSLGVTDKCQYVTLCQPKKPGRREYSRDFLLQFRFCDAACERPPQLVLLEGVTDAKPDRPAHWPKPAAMVKDPDPQPFVPRCSGVIQHGLNLTSVYSHFLPQRGRPEVTTMPMGLGATVDYIFYSAEPVENKAGRRLYKDGALKLLGRLSLLSEDVLLMANGLPNPFCSSDHLCLLASFGLEISSLRES from the exons ATGACCAGCCTCAGTGACCTGAATACATCTCCGGAACTCACCCAGTGTGCTGATCAGCAGCACTTGGAGCTAAATGCCTTGGCTTCTTCAGAACTGCAAGATCATGCAGTGGCTGAACTGGCCAGATTACCATCAGAGGAAACAGTGACTGTAGCAGGCAGTGCCCCGTGGGCAGCTGTGGTCCCACAGACAGATCACCAgacagctggctgtgctggtaTCAACGTGGAGGTGCTGAATGATGACCCAGCTGTGCTGGCCTGGAGTTTAGCATGTGACACAGAGGCAGTgccaccagtgctcccagcccagcccattcAGGAAGCGGTGCCATTTTATCCTGTCTCATTGGAGGTGCCCTACCATG AGATCTTATGGAGAGACTGGGAGGATCTTTCTGTCCAGCCCTGTGTCTTAGAGCAGGTCTCAGAAAACACTCCCCTGTTTGAATTTCGAGTCATGTCTTACAACATCCTTGCCCAGGACCTGGTGGAGCAGGGCCTTGATCTCTATGTACACTGTCATCCAGACATCCTGAACTGGAGCTACCGCCTTCCAAACCTTTTGCAGGAGATCCAGCATTGGGATCCTGAT GTTCTGTGTCTCCAGGAGGTGCAAGAGAACCAttactgggagcaactggaacCAACATTCAAGGAGATGG GCTTTGCTTGTTTCTATAAACGGAGAACCGGGACGAAGACAGATGGATGTGCAGTGTGCTATAAGCGCAGCAGGTTCCAGCTGATCAGTCTCAGCCCCATAGAATACTTCCGGCCTGGCCTGGACATCCTCAACCGGGATAATGTgggcttggtgctgctgctgcagccggTGCTCCCAGAAGGTCTAGGTCTGAATGCAGTCAGTCCTCTGTGTGTGGCCAACACTCATGTGTTGTTCAATCCCCGTCGAGGAGATATCAAACTGGCCCAGGTGGCATTGCTGCTAGCAGAGATTGACAAAATTGCAAGAACTACTGAAGGCAGCTACTATCCTGTCATCTTGTGTGGAGACCTGAACTCTGTACCTGATTCTCCACTCTACAAATTCATCCGGAATGGTGAACTTTCCTACCATGGGATGCCAGCCTGGAAG GTGTCTGGTCAGGAAGACTTTTCCCAGCAATTGTATTCACGGAAGCTGCTGGCCCCACTGTGGCCAAGCTCACTGGGTGTAACAGACAAGTGCCAGTATGTCACCCTGTGCCAGCCAAAGAAACCTG GGAGACGCGAATACAGCCGGGACTTCCTGCTGCAGTTCCGCTTTTGCGATGCTGCCTGTGAGCGACCGCCGCAGCTGGTCCTCCTGGAAGGTGTGACAGATGCTAAACCAG ACCGCCCTGCACACTggcccaagcctgctgccatggtGAAAGACCCTGATCCTCAGCCATTCGTCCCAAG GTGTTCAGGTGTTATCCAGCATGGCCTCAACCTGACCTCTGTCTACAGCCACTTCTTGCCACAGAGGGGACGCCCAGAGGTCACAACAATGCCcatggggcttggagccactGTTGATTACATTTTCTACTCAGCAGAGCCTGTGGAGAACAAGGCGG GTCGCAGGCTGTACAAGGATGGAGCCCTGAAGCTGCTTGGCcgtctttctcttctctctgaaGATGTCCTCTTGATGGCAAATGGCTTACCAAATCCTTTCTGTTCATCTGATCATCTCTGCCTGCTGGCTAGCTTTGGCTTGGAGATCTCCAGCCTCAGAGAGAGTTAG